In Carassius auratus strain Wakin chromosome 46, ASM336829v1, whole genome shotgun sequence, the following proteins share a genomic window:
- the LOC113063929 gene encoding cholesterol 7-desaturase isoform X1 — protein MENSRASLMFKVVAVAAIGLTATFVMLVQDPDTLFGGGYPELWRRTGLAGAPTRAAACIFAGVFLLAMGWLYRLLFAPLELLRGVDEVGYIAEDGRSRAQAANEVRRRRKTGELPPVYPNGWYRVLDSHLLERGDVKSVTVLGQQVAVFRGQDGKAYVVDAYCPHLGANLAVGGRVVGGCIECPFHGWQFRGTDGKCVRIPYADKVPEFAKVRCWPSCEINGQVLVWFHCDGLEPSWRVPEQSEITRGEWVYRGRTEHFINAHIEEIPENAADIAHLAHLHTPGIVSGVDLRYTNSKTWEFIRHDWKVEWKPEPEPDKHCSQMLVKHALTVFGRHWPLLDLDVVARQVGPGVVFLLFEHSFLGRGVIMHCVTPVEPLLQCVSHTIFYQSTIPPLVPKFILRAECIQFERDVMIWNNKTYISKPMLVKEDSAIQKHRRWFSQFYSENSPRLRYQHDTLDF, from the exons ATGGAGAATTCACGGGCATCATTGATGTTCAAAGTGGTCGCGGTGGCAGCGATCGGTCTCACCGCCACGTTCGTCATGCTCGTCCAAGATCCAGATACGCTTTTCGGAGGGGGATACCCAGAACTGTGGCGGAGAACCGGTCTAGCAGGAGCCCCTACGCGAGCGGCAGCCTGCATATTCGCGGGCGTGTTCCTCTTAGCGATGGGCTGGCTGTACAGACTGTTATTCGCTCCTCTGGAGCTGCTCCGCGGTGTGGATGAGGTGGGGTACATCGCGGAGGACGGGCGCTCTCGTGCCCAAGCTGCGAACGAAGTGCGGCGGCGACGGAAGACTGGAGAATTACCGCCCGTTTATCCAAACGGCTGGTACCGGGTTTTAGACTCTCACTTGCTGGAGAGAGGAGATGTGAAGAGTGTGACAGTGCTGG GACAACAGGTGGCAGTGTTCCGTGGGCAGGATGGCAAGGCCTATGTGGTGGACGCTTACTGCCCCCACTTAGGCGCCAATCTGGCTGTGGGTGGGCGAGTCGTAGGGGGATGCATTGAATGCCCTTTCCATGGATGGCAGTTCCGTGGGACTGATGGGAAATGTGTCAGGATTCCATATGCAGATAAAG TGCCTGAGTTTGCGAAGGTGCGGTGTTGGCCCAGCTGTGAGATCAACGGGCAGGTTCTGGTGTGGTTTCACTGTGACGGGCTGGAGCCCAGCTGGAGAGTCCCAGAACAGAGCGAAATCACCCGCGGGGAATGGGTGTACCGCGGCCGTACCGAACATTTCATCAATGCACACATTGAG GagattccagagaacgcagcgGACATCGCACACTTGGCTCATTTGCACACTCCAGGTATCGTCAGTGGAGTTGATCTACGCTACACGAACAGCAAGACCTGGGAGTTTATACGGCACGACTGGAAG GTGGAGTGGAAGCCTGAGCCCGAGCCGGACAAGCACTGCTCGCAGATGTTGGTGAAACACGCTCTCACCGTGTTCGGACGCCACTGGCCTCTTCTTGATTTGGACGTTGTGGCCAGACAG GTGGGTCCAGGTGTGGTTTTCCTGCTTTTTGAACACAGTTTTCTGGGTCGGGGTGTGATCATGCACTGCGTTACCCCAGTCGAGCCATTACTACAGTGTGTATCACACACCATCTTCTACCAGAGCACCATCCCTCCCCTGGTACCCAAATTCATTCTTCGGGCAGAGTGCATTCAG TTTGAACGAGATGTGATGATCTGGAATAACAAGACGTACATCTCCAAACCTATGCTTGTGAAAGAAGACTCAGCCATTCAGAAACACAGACGCTGGTTCAGTCAGTTCTACAGCGAGAACAGTCCGCGACTGCGATACCAGCACGACACTCTGGACTTCTGA
- the LOC113063929 gene encoding cholesterol 7-desaturase isoform X2 has protein sequence MENSRASLMFKVVAVAAIGLTATFVMLVQDPDTLFGGGYPELWRRTGLAGAPTRAAACIFAGVFLLAMGWLYRLLFAPLELLRGVDEVGYIAEDGRSRAQAANEVRRRRKTGELPPVYPNGWYRVLDSHLLERGDVKSVTVLGQQVAVFRGQDGKAYVVDAYCPHLGANLAVGGRVVGGCIECPFHGWQFRGTDGKCVRIPYADKVPEFAKVRCWPSCEINGQVLVWFHCDGLEPSWRVPEQSEITRGEWVYRGRTEHFINAHIEEIPENAADIAHLAHLHTPGIVSGVDLRYTNSKTWEFIRHDWKVEWKPEPEPDKHCSQMLVKHALTVFGRHWPLLDLDVVARQVGPGVVFLLFEHSFLGRGVIMHCVTPVEPLLQCVSHTIFYQSTIPPLVPKFILRAECIQVMHNLNEM, from the exons ATGGAGAATTCACGGGCATCATTGATGTTCAAAGTGGTCGCGGTGGCAGCGATCGGTCTCACCGCCACGTTCGTCATGCTCGTCCAAGATCCAGATACGCTTTTCGGAGGGGGATACCCAGAACTGTGGCGGAGAACCGGTCTAGCAGGAGCCCCTACGCGAGCGGCAGCCTGCATATTCGCGGGCGTGTTCCTCTTAGCGATGGGCTGGCTGTACAGACTGTTATTCGCTCCTCTGGAGCTGCTCCGCGGTGTGGATGAGGTGGGGTACATCGCGGAGGACGGGCGCTCTCGTGCCCAAGCTGCGAACGAAGTGCGGCGGCGACGGAAGACTGGAGAATTACCGCCCGTTTATCCAAACGGCTGGTACCGGGTTTTAGACTCTCACTTGCTGGAGAGAGGAGATGTGAAGAGTGTGACAGTGCTGG GACAACAGGTGGCAGTGTTCCGTGGGCAGGATGGCAAGGCCTATGTGGTGGACGCTTACTGCCCCCACTTAGGCGCCAATCTGGCTGTGGGTGGGCGAGTCGTAGGGGGATGCATTGAATGCCCTTTCCATGGATGGCAGTTCCGTGGGACTGATGGGAAATGTGTCAGGATTCCATATGCAGATAAAG TGCCTGAGTTTGCGAAGGTGCGGTGTTGGCCCAGCTGTGAGATCAACGGGCAGGTTCTGGTGTGGTTTCACTGTGACGGGCTGGAGCCCAGCTGGAGAGTCCCAGAACAGAGCGAAATCACCCGCGGGGAATGGGTGTACCGCGGCCGTACCGAACATTTCATCAATGCACACATTGAG GagattccagagaacgcagcgGACATCGCACACTTGGCTCATTTGCACACTCCAGGTATCGTCAGTGGAGTTGATCTACGCTACACGAACAGCAAGACCTGGGAGTTTATACGGCACGACTGGAAG GTGGAGTGGAAGCCTGAGCCCGAGCCGGACAAGCACTGCTCGCAGATGTTGGTGAAACACGCTCTCACCGTGTTCGGACGCCACTGGCCTCTTCTTGATTTGGACGTTGTGGCCAGACAG GTGGGTCCAGGTGTGGTTTTCCTGCTTTTTGAACACAGTTTTCTGGGTCGGGGTGTGATCATGCACTGCGTTACCCCAGTCGAGCCATTACTACAGTGTGTATCACACACCATCTTCTACCAGAGCACCATCCCTCCCCTGGTACCCAAATTCATTCTTCGGGCAGAGTGCATTCAGGTAATGCATAA TTTGAACGAGATGTGA